In Planctomycetota bacterium, the sequence CTGGTCGAACTCGACCGGCGTGTCGATCGGAGCCTCCAGCTGCGCGATCAGCGCGGCATCCGCCTCCTCGGCACCACGCTCTTCGGCGACGGTGCGGTCACGACGGGCGACCAGGTCCGGCCAGTCTTCGGGGTAACGGAGGATCTCGTCGTACGGAATGCGCTTCTCCTGCGCCTCGGTCATGACGCTGGCAACTTCCTGGCGGTAATCGAGGAAGTGCTTGCGCTGCCGGGCGAGCAAGGCCTTGTCTTCGATGAAGGGCCGAACGCCGATGGCGTAGTCGTTGTTGGGGTCGACCGTGAGGATCTGCTCGATGAGGGCGAGTGCGGCCTCGAACTTGCCGTCTTCGACCGCGAGCTGGGCGTCACGAATGAGCCGGCGAACCGTCGCGGCCTCGGCAGCCTCGCCTTCCAGCTGGCGCTTTCGGTCTTCGCCTTCGGCACGGCGACGCGCTTCGTCAACTCGACGTGCTTCAACGGTCGCCTCTTTTCGGTCGATCGCCAGGCTCAGGCCTTCGATCCGTGTGTCGAACTGGTTACGCGTCGCGGCTGAGAAGAGGAATGGGTTCGTGCTCGCCGCAACGCGAGCTTGCTCGACGAACGTGCGGGCCTGCTGGAACTCGTTCGCTGCGAGCGCTGCCTCACCGTTCTCGATCGCCTCGTCGAACTTGAAGGTGATCAGCTGCCGCTGGGCGTTCTCCTTGTCGATGAATGGTGTTGCCGGGGATTGGTTGGCCGCAGGTGCGACGGGGTCTGCGCCGGGCGCATCGTCGCTTGCGGGCTGGAAGCTGGGATTGAGTCGGGCGGCTTCCTGGTACGCGGCGCGGGCCTCGTCGGGACGACCGGCGTCTTCCAACGCCCGGCCACGCTCGAAGGCAGCGTTGGCTTCGCGACGGGCGGCGTCATCGGCGTCGGCGACGGGGGCCTCGGCACGCTCGGCCTCGCGGGCCAGACGCTGCTCGACCACGTCCAGCACCTGAGCGATCGGCGTCTCGAACAGCTCCGGCTCGTAACCCGCGGCTTCGGCCTTGGTCAAGAGCTCCTTGGCCTCGACGAATCGGTTGTCCTGCCAGGCCTTGATGCCTCGCAGGTAGTCGACCCGAGCGGCCGAAATCTCGGCGACCTCGGGAGCGGCTGGCGGCTCGATCATGACTTCCGGCTCGACCGGAGCCTCAGGCTCGACGGCGGCCTCAGGCTCTTCGACCGGTTCGACTGCCGGCGGCATGACCGGGTCCACCGGTGCCGGCGGGGCGACGGCCTCGGGTGCGGCAGCGGCGGCAGGGGCGCGACGCGTCGCGATCTCGCCGAGCAGCTGGTCAGGCGAGGCACCGAACGCGCCGGCCTGATAGTTGATCGCTGCGAGCGCAGCCAGCTTGACCTCGGCGTCGTCGAACCGCTCGGCCTCGAAATCGGCGACGGCCGAGTCGTAATACGCGCGGTCGCTGCCGAACTCGCGCGTGATCTCGTCGCGAAGCTCGGCCTCAGTCACGGCCAGCAACTCGGCAGCTTTCTGCTGCGTCGCGGCGTCGGCGAACCGGGCGTCGCGGGCTCGATCGAACGCGGCGGCGGCGACGGCGAAGTTGCCGGCCTCGAACGCGGCTTCGCCTGCGGCCAGATCGGCACGAGCCTGATCGCGACTGTCCAGGGCCGACGTCGCACGGGCCTGAAGCTCGGCGAGCTGAGCCCGGCCGGCATCGCTCAGGTTGGCCGGGTCGATCTGACCCAGAGCCTCGAGGGCGGCTTGATATTCAGCGGCACCGACGCGGAGTTCGGCGAGCTTGAGCAGGTCGGCATCGGTCGAGCCCTCACCGTCCGAGAGCAGCGCGGCCATTGCGGGCTGGATGACGAGCGGCGTGACGGGCGTGACCACGGCCACGACCGCCAGGGCGGCGGCTGCGACAGCGAGTCGGCCGCGACGGCGACGCGAGAAAGACGTGTGGCCGATCGACGAGGTGCGAAGCTGGGGCATGGCGGGCGGTGGTAAGGACGCCGGGAACAAGAAGGGGCCTCGACGCGTCCGAGGAAGTGCAGTGTCGGGGCGGCCGGGAAACCAGCGGTTCCGAGGCCAGGGTGTCGAAGGAACTCGACAGGCGGGTGGGAACGGGCGAATCGGCGATGACGGGCATCGCAGAGCCCTGAATGTCGCCGGGACGGGCGGGGGCCTTGGAAGGCGTGTCCCGGCAGGACGCTCGCCGTCGGCGTCGGCTCCTCGGGCCGACCGATCAGCGGGCGAACGCGACTCGTGCGTCGACCAGCCGGCCGAATCGAGGTGCGTCAGGGGCGGAAGATAACGGTGCCCGCAGATGACTGCAACAGCTTCCGGCCTGACAACTGCCTCTGGCGACGTCCGGTAGTCTCACGCACGCCACTACTGGCAGAGCCGCTCACGACGCTTCGGACGTGCATGCCCCGTACGCTGCCGCCATGGCGTCGCCGCTGTCCACGTTGCCTTCTAGTAAGACGTTCCTGTGCGTCGCCCCGCACCCTGACGACGCCGAACTGGGCATGGGCGGAACCCTCGTCACCCTCGCCCGGCAGGGGCACGACGTCGTCATCTGCGACCTGACCAACGGCGAGCCGACGCCCAAGGGCTCGCCGGAGATCCGAGAGCGGGAATGGACCCGAGCGACCGAGCTGCTCAACAAGGGCCTCGAAAAGCCCATCCGCCGGCACAACCTCGGCCTGCGGAACCGCGAGCTGCTTCACGACATCCCCAGCCGGCACGCCCTGGCGGCGCTGATCCGCGAGGTCCGGCCGGACGTCGTCTTCTACCCGTACTACCCCGACGCCCACCCCGACCACATCGCCGCCCACAAGATCGCAATCGACGCACGATTCGATGCGAAGCTGACCAAGAGCCCCATCCCCGGCGAGCCGCACCACCCGAAGCGGATCATCCAGTACTTCTGCACGCATCTGCGGACCGACATCGTCCCGACCTTCTGCATCGACGTCACCGACGCCTGGCCGACCAAAAAGGCGGCCTGTCAGGCCTACAAGAGCCAGGGCATCGCCGCCGACGAAGGCCTCTGGCCATACGTCGAAACCATGCACCGCTACCACGGCCACCGCAGCGGCGTCGGCTTTGCCGAGCCGTTCTTCAGCGACGAGGTCATCGGCCTGAGCGGGTTGTCGGAGTTGGTGTGACGTTCTTCGCTGACCAGCCGAAGACGGACACCAAGTACAGTTAAACCAACGTGCGGCGGCCGGTTCTCGCTTACGAGCATCCTCACAAGCCGTCGATCGACTGGCGAGGCTTAAAGCAGTCCGCATTCCTGTACGGCGTTTGGCTACTAATCGGAAATGCCGCCTTTTACTGCGGCTTTTACGGCGCTCTTCGAAGCCCCGATCACGCTTGTCTCTGCAGTTACGAACGCCTCACGCCCCTTGGGCACTCCGGCATTTTGCTCGCCACGGGCTTCGTTGCGTTGGGTGGCTGCTTGTTCTGCACCGCCTTCACGGTTCTCCGAGTTCAGCGAGATCGCTGGGGAATCGAGGTGTTTCCTGTCCTGTTCGCAGCACTGCTCGCAGCACTGGAGAGCCTCTCTTTCGCTGTCGAACGGGTTCGGTCCGCGTCCGGGTGTTGCGGCATCACTCTCTAGCGGAAGTCGCGTTTGAAGGTCGGCTCCCGTTTCGTCAGCACTCAGGCGAGGTCCCTCGGCTGCGCTCGGGATGACGGAGGTGGTACAACGTGTCGGTGGTGTCGGATCCGCTCCCCTACGCGTCGCCCTCGACCGAACTGCCGGGCTACCGCGGCGCTTGGGTCTGCACGTTGATGTGGTTCGGCTGGCTTGTCGTCGTCCACGCGTGGTTCTTCGGCGGCGTTGCCATTGGTCAGCGTGTCGAAGGCCAAACGATGCTTTTCAAGCCGGCAACCGGCACTGACTTCTGGGAGCGCTGGATGATCGATGCTCCGATCTACTTTGGCTTCTACGTATTGATCGGTCTGATCCTTCTGACATCAACGCTTGTCGCGCTTCGACGATGGTGCGTCGAGTGCATCGTCGCAGTTCCACTCGGTCTCTTTGCTGCCTTCATAAGCCTCATGGGCATGGCGAGGGCCGCGGACGTGGTTGCGCCGTGACGCATCGTCATAAACGGTGCGATTGGTACTCGAATCGGACGGTTTGCTTCGCTCGCGACTCCGTCCTGCGGGTCGTAGACCCGCGACTTGCGGGGTTTGGTGCTCGCGACGTCTCTATCGTTCCGCGATGGACCACGTGTCGCCCGAGGTGCTCGATGCTGCGGTCCAGGGGACGCGGCTGGCGGAGCCGGAGACGTTGCGGGGGCAGCTTGATCCACATCGGCCGACCTTGGTGAACTTCCTGAGGCACTTCGGGTGCTGCTTCTGCCGGGAGATCGTCAAGGACCTCCGCATCGCCAGCGAGCAGGCCGACGGGCACGGCGGGGAGCGGCGTTATCCGAAGGTCGTATTCGTCCACATGGCCGACGTCGCGACGGCGGGCAGCTTCTTCGGCAAGTACTGGCCCGGAGCGACGTCGATCAGCGATCCCGACAAACGCCTCTACCAAGCGTTCGGGCTTACACGCGGCACGCTGGGTCAGATGTTCGGCCCGTCGAGCTTCATGTGCGGCATCCGGGCGGTTCGCAAAGGCCACGGCATCGGCAAGGCCGTCGGCGACCCGTGGATGATGCCGGGGCAGTTCCTGCTTGAGCCGTCCGTTTCAGGTGAGTCCGCACGTATCTCCTGGCATTACGAAGCACGCCACGCGGGGGATCATCCGAATGTGGTGTCACTTGCGTCTGAGGGAGAGACGATTCAGGCATCACCGCGGTGACTTCGATTCAGCACCGAAGACGCAGCAGCAACAAGAGTCACGACAACTCGCTTAGCGGTGAGCGTCAGCGAGCCCGTCGGAGAGGCTCGCTCGCGCTCACCACTGAGCGGGGTCTTGAGACCCGCGGAGCCACCTCATCCGCGGGATGAACCAGCGCGGTAGAGCCCACGCTGCTCGATGAGCTCACGCACCGAGTCCGGAATGAGGTAGCGGATCGACAGTCCGCGAGCGAGGCGGTCGCGGATCATGGTGGACGACACATCGAACTGCGGCACTATGACCGGCCGCGTGGCAAGGTGCCGCACTTCGGGCGGCAGGGCGGCGACGTCGATCGGGTGGCCGGCGCGTGTCATCACGACAAATGAAAGAAGCGGATTCTCGCGATCCAGCAGCTCGGCCGCCCGGTGCCAGCGGGGCAGCGTGGGCAGAAGATCGCTGCCGATCAGCCACGCCGGCGGGTGACCTAGCTCGGCTGCGAGAGCCTCGGCGGTGTCGGCGGTGAAGCTCGGG encodes:
- a CDS encoding tetratricopeptide repeat protein, yielding MPQLRTSSIGHTSFSRRRRGRLAVAAAALAVVAVVTPVTPLVIQPAMAALLSDGEGSTDADLLKLAELRVGAAEYQAALEALGQIDPANLSDAGRAQLAELQARATSALDSRDQARADLAAGEAAFEAGNFAVAAAAFDRARDARFADAATQQKAAELLAVTEAELRDEITREFGSDRAYYDSAVADFEAERFDDAEVKLAALAAINYQAGAFGASPDQLLGEIATRRAPAAAAAPEAVAPPAPVDPVMPPAVEPVEEPEAAVEPEAPVEPEVMIEPPAAPEVAEISAARVDYLRGIKAWQDNRFVEAKELLTKAEAAGYEPELFETPIAQVLDVVEQRLAREAERAEAPVADADDAARREANAAFERGRALEDAGRPDEARAAYQEAARLNPSFQPASDDAPGADPVAPAANQSPATPFIDKENAQRQLITFKFDEAIENGEAALAANEFQQARTFVEQARVAASTNPFLFSAATRNQFDTRIEGLSLAIDRKEATVEARRVDEARRRAEGEDRKRQLEGEAAEAATVRRLIRDAQLAVEDGKFEAALALIEQILTVDPNNDYAIGVRPFIEDKALLARQRKHFLDYRQEVASVMTEAQEKRIPYDEILRYPEDWPDLVARRDRTVAEERGAEEADAALIAQLEAPIDTPVEFDQVPFDDVVDFLRNASNAGIFVNWPELELSGIQRGTEVTLQLPGSASLGKVIELTLNQLGSGFAELDYTVDDGIITISSVEDLSKNVQTQVLDIRDLIVPIPDFDQQDVGNLGGAGGGGGGGGGFGGGGGGGGGFGGGG
- a CDS encoding PIG-L family deacetylase; protein product: MASPLSTLPSSKTFLCVAPHPDDAELGMGGTLVTLARQGHDVVICDLTNGEPTPKGSPEIREREWTRATELLNKGLEKPIRRHNLGLRNRELLHDIPSRHALAALIREVRPDVVFYPYYPDAHPDHIAAHKIAIDARFDAKLTKSPIPGEPHHPKRIIQYFCTHLRTDIVPTFCIDVTDAWPTKKAACQAYKSQGIAADEGLWPYVETMHRYHGHRSGVGFAEPFFSDEVIGLSGLSELV
- a CDS encoding SelL-related redox protein gives rise to the protein MDHVSPEVLDAAVQGTRLAEPETLRGQLDPHRPTLVNFLRHFGCCFCREIVKDLRIASEQADGHGGERRYPKVVFVHMADVATAGSFFGKYWPGATSISDPDKRLYQAFGLTRGTLGQMFGPSSFMCGIRAVRKGHGIGKAVGDPWMMPGQFLLEPSVSGESARISWHYEARHAGDHPNVVSLASEGETIQASPR
- the nadD gene encoding nicotinate (nicotinamide) nucleotide adenylyltransferase codes for the protein MAGSPRDLCLGGSFDPIHVGHLAVARAAAEATGFDRVRLLVAGTSPGKAAATAAEVRLDLVRRAVEGDPDFVVDDRELHRTGPSFTADTAEALAAELGHPPAWLIGSDLLPTLPRWHRAAELLDRENPLLSFVVMTRAGHPIDVAALPPEVRHLATRPVIVPQFDVSSTMIRDRLARGLSIRYLIPDSVRELIEQRGLYRAGSSRG